One stretch of Helicobacter jaachi DNA includes these proteins:
- a CDS encoding FAD-dependent oxidoreductase, producing MKKSVVIVGGSIAGLTAALVLASAKGSELDFDITIIDEGKADLKNVAIYNVAMFPRGVEYKEIIEHTKKQIDSLLHVKYLDGVVEEISGQKGSLHTKGSGIDFKSDYVVLATGAGHFNIKGFGDIVKPHNLMNKPNKIRLEWSGRQKVKDGVYVAGLASGVTTMVGAAIGSATEAACAILSDIKGEVTIVHDTPTTRK from the coding sequence ATGAAAAAATCAGTTGTTATCGTAGGTGGTAGTATTGCGGGGCTTACAGCTGCGCTTGTCTTGGCGTCGGCGAAAGGCAGTGAGCTTGACTTTGACATCACAATCATTGATGAGGGCAAGGCGGATTTGAAAAATGTGGCGATTTACAATGTGGCGATGTTCCCGCGTGGCGTGGAGTATAAGGAGATTATCGAGCATACTAAAAAGCAAATTGATTCGCTTTTGCATGTGAAGTATCTTGATGGCGTGGTAGAGGAGATTAGCGGCCAAAAGGGCAGTCTGCATACCAAAGGCAGCGGCATTGATTTTAAGAGTGACTATGTCGTGCTGGCTACTGGCGCTGGGCATTTTAATATCAAGGGCTTTGGCGACATCGTAAAGCCGCATAATCTAATGAATAAGCCAAACAAAATCCGCCTAGAGTGGAGCGGCAGGCAAAAGGTAAAAGATGGCGTGTATGTGGCGGGGCTTGCAAGTGGCGTGACTACGATGGTGGGCGCTGCGATTGGTAGTGCGACAGAGGCGGCGTGTGCGATACTTAGCGATATTAAAGGCGAAGTGACAATCGTGCATGATACGCCCACAACAAGAAAATAA
- a CDS encoding DinB family protein, with protein sequence MKALFELMSHYNKTANAQMISVLDRLDEDILFKDVGLHDKSIAGTIVHYTTGDILFFKNYFAPLCTTHIQSESKIEAMLEQPFKLKPEITENLNNLFSARGELDEYIINVVSAIADFSPTKTFDFPWASMTKPLYQFVWAAFNHATHHRGMIAGALDALKVENDFNGALGI encoded by the coding sequence ATGAAAGCGTTGTTTGAGCTTATGAGCCATTATAATAAAACAGCAAATGCGCAAATGATAAGCGTGCTTGATAGGTTAGATGAGGATATTTTATTTAAAGATGTAGGCTTGCACGATAAATCTATTGCCGGCACTATCGTGCATTACACCACTGGCGATATTTTGTTTTTCAAAAACTACTTTGCCCCGCTTTGCACTACGCATATTCAAAGTGAAAGTAAAATCGAGGCTATGCTCGAGCAGCCCTTTAAGCTAAAGCCAGAAATAACAGAAAATCTCAACAATCTTTTTTCAGCGCGTGGCGAGCTTGATGAGTATATTATCAATGTAGTGAGTGCTATAGCAGACTTTAGCCCTACTAAAACCTTTGATTTTCCTTGGGCGAGTATGACTAAGCCACTCTATCAATTTGTATGGGCAGCGTTCAATCACGCCACACACCACCGCGGTATGATAGCTGGTGCGCTAGATGCACTCAAAGTCGAAAATGACTTTAATGGCGCACTTGGCATATAA
- a CDS encoding TSUP family transporter, giving the protein MDFTLAFEGFDIGAGAMVFLACAAFVAGFIDSIAGGGGMITIPALLFVGIPPLHALGTNKLQSTFGSFSASVTFYKRGYITLRAHLPYVIVVFASSILGTLCVQAFSADFLRKGIPFLLIIFACYFLFSPKVSERASHALIGSFALGCVLGGIGFYDGFFGPGTGSFFMLAMMVLGGFGLLEALAYAKLFNFATNLASVIMFAYGGKILWGVGLTMAFGQFVGAHLGSRVAMGYGVRVIKPLVVCVSLAACAYLLCKEYVNSL; this is encoded by the coding sequence ATGGATTTTACACTAGCGTTTGAGGGCTTTGATATAGGCGCTGGGGCTATGGTGTTTTTGGCGTGTGCGGCGTTTGTGGCGGGCTTTATAGATTCTATAGCAGGGGGCGGAGGTATGATTACTATCCCTGCATTGCTTTTTGTGGGCATACCGCCCTTGCACGCGCTTGGGACAAATAAGCTGCAAAGCACTTTTGGGAGCTTTAGCGCGAGCGTTACATTCTATAAAAGAGGCTATATCACTTTAAGGGCGCATTTACCTTATGTGATAGTTGTGTTTGCTAGCTCTATACTTGGCACACTCTGCGTGCAGGCTTTTAGCGCGGATTTCTTGCGCAAGGGTATTCCTTTTTTGCTTATCATTTTTGCCTGCTATTTTCTTTTTTCGCCAAAGGTGAGTGAGAGAGCCTCCCACGCGCTTATAGGGAGTTTTGCTTTAGGCTGTGTGCTTGGCGGTATTGGCTTTTATGATGGGTTTTTTGGTCCGGGGACTGGCTCATTTTTTATGCTGGCTATGATGGTGCTAGGTGGATTTGGCTTGTTAGAAGCGCTTGCTTATGCAAAATTATTTAATTTTGCAACTAATCTCGCATCGGTTATTATGTTTGCCTATGGGGGAAAAATACTATGGGGAGTAGGGCTAACTATGGCATTTGGGCAGTTTGTGGGCGCGCATTTAGGCTCACGCGTGGCTATGGGATATGGGGTGAGGGTTATTAAGCCATTAGTGGTGTGCGTATCGCTTGCTGCGTGCGCATATCTCTTATGCAAGGAATATGTTAATTCACTTTGA
- a CDS encoding DUF1104 domain-containing protein, whose protein sequence is MKYLGVKVCVIAALFCGVGVNAADFSKKSDDDLVKLSGVVKVEEFVDYELEVAKRLKAKSEKDAQAFKEKLKTQFEKATENLTVKQLREYRKATREAMQKHIEKMSAKELKESGLHARGCKDCKKDKEGKDKEKSCQCGSHKDAKK, encoded by the coding sequence ATGAAGTATTTGGGCGTAAAGGTTTGTGTAATAGCGGCGTTATTTTGTGGCGTGGGCGTGAATGCAGCGGATTTTAGTAAAAAAAGTGATGATGATTTGGTCAAACTCTCTGGCGTGGTAAAAGTAGAGGAGTTTGTGGATTATGAACTCGAAGTAGCAAAGCGCTTAAAAGCAAAGAGTGAGAAAGACGCGCAAGCATTTAAAGAAAAGCTTAAAACTCAATTTGAAAAAGCGACAGAAAATCTCACCGTAAAGCAGCTTAGAGAGTATAGAAAAGCCACGCGTGAAGCCATGCAAAAGCATATTGAGAAAATGAGCGCTAAAGAGCTAAAAGAGAGTGGATTGCATGCTAGAGGTTGCAAGGACTGCAAAAAAGACAAGGAGGGCAAAGATAAAGAGAAATCTTGCCAATGCGGCAGCCATAAAGATGCCAAAAAATAG
- a CDS encoding response regulator transcription factor: MSAKILLLEDDFVLSEILLEFLQEQGYSVRLCDNAQDALECAYEQHFDLWVLDVKVPQGSGFDVLKQLRAYGRETPAIFITSLDRIDDLQDGYQAGCDDYLKKPFELLELQYRISTLLKRSFSHTSNDCILLHNGLRFGIVSQLLYDKNGTVIPLTQKEILLLSLLLQHRGSYVSQEMIFSTLWAYEQEPSEMSLRAYVKNLRKILGKDSILNQRGRGYCYIEDTKTDYA, from the coding sequence ATGTCGGCAAAAATTTTATTGCTTGAAGATGACTTCGTGCTATCTGAAATCCTGCTAGAATTTTTGCAGGAGCAAGGATATAGCGTGCGGCTTTGCGATAATGCACAAGATGCGTTAGAATGCGCGTATGAGCAGCATTTTGATTTGTGGGTGCTAGATGTGAAAGTGCCGCAAGGCAGCGGATTTGATGTATTAAAGCAGCTCAGGGCGTATGGCAGGGAAACGCCTGCGATTTTTATCACTTCACTTGATAGGATTGATGATTTGCAAGATGGCTATCAAGCGGGCTGTGATGATTATCTCAAAAAACCCTTTGAGCTTTTAGAATTACAATATCGCATAAGCACGCTGCTTAAACGTTCTTTTTCGCACACTTCTAATGATTGTATTTTGCTGCATAATGGCTTGCGATTTGGGATTGTAAGCCAGCTGCTGTATGATAAAAATGGCACGGTTATCCCCTTAACGCAAAAAGAAATTTTGCTTTTGTCACTTTTGCTGCAGCACAGGGGGAGCTATGTCTCTCAAGAGATGATTTTTAGCACGCTATGGGCGTATGAGCAAGAGCCAAGCGAGATGAGCCTGCGCGCGTATGTGAAAAATCTGCGCAAGATTTTGGGTAAAGATAGCATTTTAAACCAGCGCGGGCGTGGGTATTGCTACATCGAGGATACAAAGACAGATTATGCGTGA
- a CDS encoding sensor histidine kinase → MRDNTKRAIIQILCLYLGTTGIFLAVLFFSLYAKEERYLISQQFHSLREKSVEIYEILYGDETDSKLIHKQLEEYITMPVAIYDKKGQIFFDTLHTPLTPKEYKEGFAKRGNKVILEINPYKYRKMRHKIFIQDDSLDGKIVLVRLKMIAYFILSLALATIVAYFLVRLFLKPLQEKINSLNAFIKDSTHEINTPLSIILMSIETLSVKNLSSVQIQKIERIKLASKSLSHLYKDLVAYNFPHSISNKDENLALDVLLKERLEYFAPFFEQKSIQIHSDIQPSSIVASVEKMSCVVDNLLNNAIKYNKKGGKIEVILAEGRLVVGDSGCGMSKEEIDRIFERYVRCNEFQGGFGIGLTLIKRICDEYHIKIIVQSTPGQGSIFTLLWDTHKKS, encoded by the coding sequence ATGCGTGATAATACAAAGCGGGCAATTATTCAGATTCTATGTTTGTATCTTGGCACGACGGGCATATTTTTAGCGGTGCTATTTTTTTCACTTTATGCTAAAGAGGAGCGCTATCTCATCTCGCAGCAGTTTCATAGCTTGCGCGAAAAGAGTGTGGAGATTTATGAAATTTTATATGGCGATGAGACAGATTCTAAGCTTATACATAAACAGCTTGAGGAATACATTACCATGCCTGTGGCTATTTATGACAAAAAGGGACAAATTTTTTTTGATACCCTGCACACGCCGCTTACGCCTAAGGAGTATAAAGAGGGCTTTGCTAAAAGGGGCAATAAGGTTATCCTTGAGATAAATCCCTACAAATATCGCAAAATGCGCCATAAAATTTTTATCCAAGATGATTCGCTAGATGGTAAGATTGTACTTGTGCGTTTAAAAATGATAGCGTATTTTATCCTTTCACTAGCCCTTGCTACGATTGTGGCGTATTTTTTAGTGCGACTTTTTTTAAAACCATTGCAAGAAAAGATTAATTCGCTTAATGCGTTTATTAAAGATTCTACGCATGAGATTAATACGCCCCTTAGCATTATTCTTATGAGCATTGAGACATTGAGTGTAAAAAATTTAAGTTCTGTGCAGATTCAAAAAATAGAGCGCATTAAGCTTGCCTCAAAGAGTTTAAGCCATTTATATAAGGATTTAGTGGCGTATAATTTTCCGCATAGTATTAGCAATAAAGATGAGAATCTAGCCCTTGATGTGCTATTAAAAGAGCGTTTAGAGTATTTTGCGCCATTTTTTGAGCAAAAATCTATCCAAATACATAGTGACATTCAGCCAAGTAGCATTGTAGCAAGCGTTGAAAAAATGAGCTGTGTGGTGGATAATCTTTTAAATAATGCCATTAAATATAATAAAAAAGGTGGCAAAATAGAAGTGATATTAGCAGAGGGCAGGCTCGTAGTGGGCGATAGCGGCTGCGGTATGAGCAAAGAGGAGATAGATAGAATCTTTGAGCGATATGTGCGCTGCAATGAGTTTCAAGGTGGCTTTGGCATAGGGCTAACGCTTATTAAGCGCATTTGCGATGAGTATCATATAAAAATTATTGTCCAAAGCACGCCAGGGCAGGGCAGCATATTCACACTTTTATGGGATACGCATAAAAAATCATAG
- a CDS encoding replicative DNA helicase — translation MQEPIIMIEKIVLSSIFFSPEKFEEISAELKPDDFIYPAHRDIFEMCIFLSKNNLPLDSELLLAKKPPNKKITQEELLEILAINPIANIEAYMSEIKEASIKRELCSLANFLREKSLDNNQNVEEIIDDVGRRLNDVALGKAQDNIYDAQEVIVGVLEHLQELKNRGNRVVVGLDTGFRKLNRLTTGFNKGDLIIVGARPSMGKTTFVLNLAQTILDSKQGVVIFSLEMPYLQLGMRMLSAKASIPLQNLRTGNLTNNELTDLSAITNQMQAWDLHIVDTSTLSIAQLKGRLRRLKRQHPQISMAIIDYLQLMSGGKNEIGKQAEISEISRGLKMLARELEMPIVALSQLNRLVETRDDKRPILSDLRDSGAIEQDADVILFLYRDDVYARRADKERYARLKKEGKEKDFKPEHQEREIEPAEIIIAKNRNGEIGSVDVQFNKRYTRFEDKPDEQSRDMSETRIDGEVFMQELQEIDKPQVDVPIF, via the coding sequence ATGCAAGAGCCTATTATTATGATTGAAAAAATTGTGCTTTCATCTATTTTTTTCTCTCCTGAAAAGTTTGAGGAAATTTCTGCGGAATTAAAGCCTGATGATTTTATCTATCCCGCGCATAGGGATATTTTTGAAATGTGCATATTTTTAAGCAAAAATAATTTGCCACTAGATTCTGAATTGCTGCTGGCTAAAAAGCCGCCAAATAAGAAAATCACGCAAGAAGAGTTGCTAGAGATTTTAGCCATTAATCCTATTGCCAATATTGAGGCATATATGAGCGAGATTAAGGAGGCGAGCATTAAGCGCGAGCTGTGCTCTTTGGCAAATTTTTTGCGTGAAAAATCGCTTGATAATAATCAAAATGTAGAGGAGATTATCGATGATGTGGGGCGCAGGCTCAATGATGTAGCACTAGGCAAGGCTCAAGATAATATTTATGATGCGCAAGAAGTGATTGTTGGCGTCTTAGAGCATTTGCAGGAGTTAAAAAATCGTGGCAATCGCGTTGTAGTTGGGCTTGATACAGGATTTAGAAAGCTTAATCGCCTCACTACAGGATTTAATAAAGGAGATTTAATTATTGTGGGTGCGCGCCCATCGATGGGCAAAACTACCTTTGTGCTAAACCTTGCCCAAACGATTTTAGATTCTAAGCAAGGTGTGGTTATCTTTAGCCTTGAGATGCCCTATTTGCAGCTAGGTATGAGAATGCTAAGCGCTAAGGCTTCTATCCCATTACAGAATCTACGCACAGGGAATTTGACCAACAATGAGCTAACCGATTTAAGTGCGATAACTAATCAAATGCAGGCGTGGGATTTGCACATTGTGGATACTTCAACATTAAGCATTGCGCAGCTAAAAGGGCGGCTAAGACGCCTAAAAAGGCAGCATCCACAGATTAGTATGGCAATTATTGATTATTTGCAGCTTATGAGCGGGGGAAAAAATGAAATAGGCAAGCAAGCAGAGATTTCTGAAATTTCGCGCGGGCTTAAGATGTTAGCGCGTGAATTAGAAATGCCAATAGTTGCGCTCTCTCAACTTAATCGCCTTGTAGAAACGCGCGATGATAAGCGTCCTATTTTGTCGGATTTGCGAGATTCTGGAGCGATTGAGCAAGATGCTGATGTGATTTTATTTTTATATCGCGATGATGTGTATGCGCGGCGTGCGGACAAAGAGCGATATGCAAGGCTTAAAAAAGAGGGGAAGGAGAAAGACTTTAAGCCAGAGCATCAAGAGCGCGAGATTGAGCCAGCAGAGATTATTATTGCTAAAAATCGTAATGGCGAGATTGGCAGCGTTGATGTGCAGTTTAATAAGCGTTACACGCGCTTTGAGGATAAGCCAGATGAGCAAAGCCGCGATATGAGCGAAACGCGCATTGATGGAGAGGTATTTATGCAAGAGCTACAAGAGATAGATAAGCCTCAAGTTGATGTGCCTATTTTTTAA
- a CDS encoding ComEC/Rec2 family competence protein: MQDSIKITQSPFEVELFSTKKQWLIFLCVCILLFVWNMWQEYRQYRIYTAPQETQEIYAQVIAQYTKAKNGKHYEVLKLKTKDGQMLYTTSREDIQNILYRFVRVYGKRLECSFVQYLQSCFFMAYYVALDAKRDYRDNIRAWIDMQHTEPLIASLYKTLFIADFLPQVWRDLSNKLGIAHLIAISGFHLGILSFVIGGFLSLVYRICHPYVSYRNKYFDIGIIVLVCMFMYLLVLDFSPSFLRSFVMAMCGFFIVYSGVKLLSFRLLFVVVCVCIAFFPRLIFSVGFILSVSGVFFIYLFMRYFHAVKSAFAKFVGIPILFNVLIFIDILPLVHWFFPYFTPLCVLCIPLSLLFVVFFPTMLVAHSVGVGFLCDKFLAWAMQLHIVSIDFYTPWWLLGIFLVLCALSMRYKVAYYALHCVGFGLFGFLSWRFYASNLW; the protein is encoded by the coding sequence GTGCAAGATTCTATAAAGATTACTCAATCGCCCTTTGAAGTGGAGCTTTTTAGCACAAAAAAGCAATGGCTCATCTTTTTATGCGTGTGTATTTTGCTTTTTGTATGGAATATGTGGCAAGAGTATAGGCAATATAGAATCTACACCGCCCCGCAAGAGACACAAGAGATTTATGCACAAGTCATCGCGCAATACACAAAGGCAAAAAATGGCAAACATTATGAAGTCTTAAAGCTAAAAACTAAAGATGGGCAAATGCTCTACACAACGAGTAGAGAGGATATTCAAAATATATTATATCGCTTTGTTAGAGTGTATGGCAAAAGGCTTGAATGTAGCTTTGTGCAGTATTTGCAAAGCTGCTTTTTTATGGCTTATTATGTAGCGCTAGATGCAAAGCGCGATTATCGTGATAATATAAGGGCGTGGATAGATATGCAGCATACAGAGCCTCTGATTGCTTCACTTTATAAAACGCTTTTTATAGCAGATTTTCTTCCGCAGGTATGGCGCGATTTAAGCAATAAACTAGGGATTGCGCATTTAATTGCTATTAGCGGATTTCATTTAGGGATTTTAAGCTTTGTCATAGGCGGCTTTTTAAGCCTTGTGTATAGAATCTGCCACCCTTATGTGAGCTATCGCAATAAATATTTTGACATTGGCATTATAGTGCTTGTGTGTATGTTTATGTATTTGCTTGTGCTTGATTTTTCGCCCTCGTTTTTGCGCTCTTTTGTTATGGCGATGTGCGGGTTTTTTATCGTGTATAGTGGGGTTAAGCTTCTATCTTTTAGGTTACTTTTTGTCGTGGTGTGCGTGTGCATAGCATTTTTTCCGCGCCTTATTTTTAGCGTGGGTTTTATTTTGTCTGTAAGCGGCGTGTTTTTCATCTATCTTTTTATGCGCTATTTTCATGCGGTAAAAAGTGCTTTTGCTAAGTTTGTGGGTATCCCTATACTTTTTAATGTGCTTATTTTTATTGATATTTTGCCGCTGGTGCATTGGTTTTTCCCTTATTTTACGCCTTTGTGCGTGCTGTGCATTCCTTTAAGTCTGCTTTTTGTGGTATTTTTCCCTACGATGCTTGTCGCTCATAGCGTTGGTGTGGGATTTTTGTGCGATAAATTTTTAGCGTGGGCTATGCAATTGCATATTGTCTCTATTGATTTTTACACGCCTTGGTGGCTTTTGGGTATATTTCTTGTGCTATGTGCGCTCTCTATGCGTTATAAAGTAGCATATTATGCGCTGCATTGTGTGGGATTTGGCTTATTTGGCTTTTTATCATGGCGATTTTATGCGTCTAATTTATGGTGA
- a CDS encoding nucleotide sugar dehydrogenase: MRRYIAESINMNVPLPTLESTRVAVIGLGYVGLPLALAFSKRYPTFGFDTNTKRLEQLQQGIDTTAQVETKQIIESSVQFCANLNQIAQANVYIICVPTPIDAYKVPDLSPLLYASELVGKVLQKGNVVIYESTTYPTCTENECKHMLECTSSLQLNADFYLGYSPERINPSDKIHTLENICKITSASTPEAAGFVDSLYASIIPAGTHCVSSIKTAEMVKIIENAQRDLNIAFVNEMCIICDYLEIDALEVLEAAKTKWNFLPFTPGLVGGHCISIDPYYLTHKMNSIGYYPQVISSGRLINDTMPHFIAQKIIKLMIKAQIEILSSRILILGITFKQDCPDIRNSKVPLVKNELEEYGAKVCIYDPIAEKQNVQETYGISLLESLPDSAFDAIFLAVGHSAFLNLSHHQLGKQKHIYFSLTHHKLDA; the protein is encoded by the coding sequence ATGCGGCGATACATTGCAGAAAGTATCAATATGAATGTGCCACTTCCTACTTTAGAATCTACGCGCGTGGCGGTTATTGGCTTGGGCTATGTGGGCTTGCCGCTTGCTCTAGCTTTTAGCAAGCGCTACCCTACTTTTGGCTTTGATACAAACACAAAGCGCTTAGAGCAATTGCAACAAGGCATTGACACCACCGCGCAGGTAGAAACAAAGCAAATTATAGAATCTAGCGTGCAATTTTGCGCCAATCTCAATCAAATCGCGCAAGCTAATGTATATATCATTTGCGTGCCCACACCCATTGATGCGTATAAGGTGCCTGATTTATCACCACTACTTTATGCAAGCGAGCTAGTGGGCAAAGTGCTGCAAAAAGGCAATGTAGTGATTTATGAATCAACCACCTACCCCACCTGCACAGAAAATGAATGCAAACATATGCTTGAATGCACCTCATCGCTGCAGCTTAATGCAGATTTTTACCTTGGCTACTCACCTGAACGCATAAATCCTAGCGATAAAATACACACGCTTGAAAATATTTGCAAAATCACCTCTGCTTCTACGCCGGAGGCTGCTGGCTTTGTAGATTCTCTATATGCCTCTATTATCCCCGCTGGCACGCATTGCGTCTCATCAATCAAAACTGCTGAAATGGTAAAAATTATAGAAAATGCCCAACGCGATTTAAATATCGCCTTTGTGAATGAGATGTGCATTATTTGCGATTATTTAGAAATTGACGCGCTAGAGGTGCTTGAGGCGGCAAAAACAAAATGGAATTTTCTCCCTTTTACGCCCGGCTTGGTGGGAGGGCATTGCATAAGCATAGACCCCTATTATCTCACGCATAAAATGAATAGTATTGGTTACTATCCGCAGGTTATAAGCTCTGGGCGGCTTATCAATGATACTATGCCTCATTTCATCGCACAAAAAATCATTAAGCTTATGATTAAAGCGCAAATTGAGATTCTATCAAGCCGCATTCTCATACTTGGCATTACTTTTAAGCAAGATTGCCCTGATATTCGTAATTCCAAAGTCCCACTTGTAAAAAATGAGCTTGAAGAATATGGCGCAAAAGTGTGCATTTATGACCCCATAGCAGAGAAGCAAAATGTGCAAGAAACCTATGGCATTTCACTGCTTGAAAGCCTGCCGGATAGCGCATTTGATGCGATTTTTTTAGCCGTTGGGCATAGCGCGTTTTTAAATCTTTCACATCATCAACTAGGCAAACAAAAGCATATTTATTTTAGCCTTACTCACCATAAATTAGACGCATAA
- a CDS encoding acyltransferase: MSYFIHPTSIIDENVSIGAGSKIWHFCHILSGSVIGQNCSFGQNCMIGANVSIGNNVKAQNNISIYEGVRIYDDVFLGPSVVFTNVLNPRAFISRKDEFRPTIIKNGASIGANATIVCGVEIGEYALIGAGSVVTKDIPSFALYVGNPARQIGWVDKAGERLIFDENNLAHDSYDKSIYRLCGDTLQKVSI; the protein is encoded by the coding sequence ATGTCATATTTTATCCACCCCACAAGCATTATTGATGAAAATGTAAGCATTGGAGCGGGGAGCAAGATATGGCATTTTTGTCATATCTTAAGCGGCAGTGTGATTGGGCAGAACTGCTCCTTTGGTCAAAATTGTATGATTGGCGCAAATGTTAGCATTGGCAATAATGTAAAGGCACAAAATAATATTAGCATTTATGAGGGTGTGAGAATCTATGATGATGTGTTTTTGGGACCAAGCGTTGTTTTTACTAATGTGCTAAATCCGCGCGCATTTATCTCGCGCAAAGATGAATTTCGCCCAACTATCATCAAAAATGGCGCCTCCATTGGTGCAAATGCGACCATTGTATGCGGCGTAGAGATTGGAGAATACGCGCTTATAGGTGCTGGCAGCGTGGTAACTAAAGACATTCCTAGCTTTGCGCTCTATGTGGGTAATCCCGCGCGCCAAATTGGCTGGGTAGATAAAGCAGGAGAGAGGCTTATTTTTGATGAAAATAATTTAGCCCATGATAGCTATGATAAAAGTATTTACCGCCTATGCGGCGATACATTGCAGAAAGTATCAATATGA
- a CDS encoding Gfo/Idh/MocA family oxidoreductase, whose amino-acid sequence MEVLHKTFGLIGVGGFVAPRHLQAIKQNNGDLLCAIDVHDSVGILDSYFPQAHFFTESERFERYLDKRKRHKAPLDFISICSPNYLHDTHIRLALRNQSCAICEKPIVLNPWNLDALIEAQKESGYTIYTILQLRLHSSIIALKNHIDALLRQDSQKVFNVDLSYITSRGRWYFQSWKGDESKSGGVATNIGVHFFDMLLWIFGKPKESIVHIRNEHTASGLLCLEHARVRWFLSINEAFLPHFCKSEQKKVYRALSLEGEEFAFSEGFNDLHTKSYEQILCGKGFNCTESKDAIRLIHNIRHSEPIGLKGDYHPLNIEA is encoded by the coding sequence ATGGAAGTTTTGCATAAAACTTTTGGATTAATCGGTGTGGGCGGCTTTGTCGCCCCTAGACATCTCCAGGCCATCAAGCAAAATAATGGCGATTTACTCTGCGCCATTGATGTGCATGATTCAGTTGGGATTTTGGATAGCTATTTTCCACAAGCGCATTTTTTTACAGAATCTGAACGCTTTGAGCGCTATCTTGATAAACGCAAGCGCCATAAAGCTCCTCTTGATTTTATAAGCATTTGTTCGCCAAACTACCTGCATGACACGCATATCCGCTTAGCACTACGCAATCAATCTTGTGCCATTTGTGAAAAGCCAATCGTGCTTAATCCTTGGAATCTAGACGCACTCATAGAGGCGCAAAAAGAAAGCGGATACACTATCTATACGATTTTGCAATTACGCCTGCACAGCAGTATCATTGCGCTCAAAAATCACATCGATGCCCTTTTGCGGCAAGATTCTCAAAAAGTATTTAATGTTGATTTAAGCTACATCACATCGCGCGGGAGGTGGTATTTTCAATCATGGAAAGGCGATGAGAGCAAAAGCGGAGGTGTGGCAACTAATATTGGCGTGCATTTTTTTGATATGCTCTTGTGGATTTTTGGCAAGCCAAAAGAAAGTATCGTGCATATTCGTAATGAACACACAGCAAGCGGCTTATTATGCTTAGAGCATGCTAGAGTGCGCTGGTTTTTATCCATTAATGAAGCCTTTTTGCCACACTTTTGCAAAAGTGAGCAAAAAAAAGTCTATCGCGCCTTGAGCTTAGAGGGAGAAGAATTTGCATTTAGTGAGGGTTTTAATGACTTGCACACAAAAAGTTATGAGCAGATTCTATGTGGCAAGGGCTTTAATTGCACAGAATCTAAAGACGCTATTAGGCTTATACACAATATCCGCCATAGCGAGCCTATTGGGCTTAAGGGCGATTATCACCCGCTCAATATAGAGGCATAA